In a genomic window of Sus scrofa isolate TJ Tabasco breed Duroc chromosome 4, Sscrofa11.1, whole genome shotgun sequence:
- the S100A1 gene encoding protein S100-A1 isoform X2, with protein MGSELETAMETLINVFHAHSGKEGDKYKLSKKELKELLQTELSGFLDAQKDADAVDKVMKELDENGDGEVDFQEYVVLVAALTVACNNFFWENS; from the exons ATGGGCTCGGAACTGGAGACAGCGATGGAGACTCTCATCAATGTGTTCCACGCCCACTCGGGCAAGGAGGGGGACAAGTACAAGCTGAGCAAGAAGGAGCTGAAAGAGCTGCTGCAGACGGAGCTCTCTGGCTTCCTGGAC GCCCAGAAGGATGCGGATGCTGTGGACAAGGTGATGAAGGAGCTCGACGAGAATGGAGATGGGGAGGTGGACTTCCAGGAGTACGTGGTGCTGGTGGCTGCCCTCACAGTGGCCTGTAACAACTTCTTCTGGGAGAACAGTTGA
- the S100A1 gene encoding protein S100-A1 isoform X1, which yields MPTHRPSSRLPTPLCKDSCWNSQSHFRNPYRSRLQGRDLGARGAGRLPRIPPGLGDATHRALVATFAASAVCPEPAPNTPRLTVSCTMGSELETAMETLINVFHAHSGKEGDKYKLSKKELKELLQTELSGFLDAQKDADAVDKVMKELDENGDGEVDFQEYVVLVAALTVACNNFFWENS from the exons ATGCCCACGCATCGTCCCTCTTCCCGCCTACCCACTCCCCTGTGCAAGGACTCTTGTtggaactcccaaagtcatttCCGGAATCCCTATCGGAGCCGGCTCCAGGGGAGGGACCTGGGAGCTCGGGGTGCGGGGAGGCTCCCCAGGATCCCTCCGGGGTTAGGAGATGCGACTCACCGGG CTCTGgtagccacatttgcagcctcgGCCGTCTGTCCGGAACCTGCTCCCAATACACCTAGGCTGACC GTGAGCTGCACGATGGGCTCGGAACTGGAGACAGCGATGGAGACTCTCATCAATGTGTTCCACGCCCACTCGGGCAAGGAGGGGGACAAGTACAAGCTGAGCAAGAAGGAGCTGAAAGAGCTGCTGCAGACGGAGCTCTCTGGCTTCCTGGAC GCCCAGAAGGATGCGGATGCTGTGGACAAGGTGATGAAGGAGCTCGACGAGAATGGAGATGGGGAGGTGGACTTCCAGGAGTACGTGGTGCTGGTGGCTGCCCTCACAGTGGCCTGTAACAACTTCTTCTGGGAGAACAGTTGA